A region of the Festucalex cinctus isolate MCC-2025b chromosome 8, RoL_Fcin_1.0, whole genome shotgun sequence genome:
CATCCCTTCCAGGCCTACCACCTCCAGACGCTTATCAGTCATGTCTGTCAATAAACACATCATGTTGAAAAGGCTCATAAAAGAGGTTTAGAACAGTATAGTAActagaaaacaaaaatctaCCTTGTGCTGTTGTTTTAAGAACTTCTGGGTCAGTGATGACTTCATCCCGCTGCACGCTTGATGGACTGTCAGGCTTACTTGACTCGCCCCACAGGTTGGAGCCTCCGTAGATGCTGGGTATGTTGAGGACAGCGATGCATGCGAGAGGCGTGCTGCTCAGGTCTAGAGGTTTCCCACAGCACTGTTGTTACACGTTTATCAAAGAGCGTGACAACAAATGATTAGGGGTGTACTGTGTGGTCACTAAAAAAGGTCACATTCCAGGCCAGAAAAACATTCACCTCAATGGCGAGACTCTCTGTGAGGTTCTTGCAAGAGGAAGAGATGGTCTCGGATGTGGCAAACTCCAAATACCAAAGCTTGTTTTTCATTCTTTAGAATATCAGAAGAAAATCATCTTTActaggtacacttgcacaacAAACAGtgcaattaattaatgaaagtGTAGTGATGTGCAGATCCACCTATCTGTGGATatctttgttatttatttatttatttattccgcATTAGTAGCTGAAAAACACCTATATGTTGTTTTGTGCTCAGGACAAAACAGTTGAAGTAATGCTTTGGCACCACCTTGATGCCAAGGTACTATGTTGAAGTAAGTCAAGGAGATTTGagtagacaaaagtagtgctttgatgCTATTTTAgtaccaaggaactatgttgacgtGAGTTGAGTTTCATCtagacaaaaaatgtcaaagtggTTTGGTATCAACTGGGACATTTTAGTACCTATCAACGATGTTGAAATAAATTGAGGAGATTAatatagacaaaagtagtgctttggtgccaCCTTGGTGCGAAGAAACTATGTTGCAGTGAGTTCAGGAGCTTCATGTACACAAAGGTAGTGCTTTGGTGCAATCTTGTAGCATCTTGGtggcaaggaactatgttgaagtaagttgaggagcttcatctaGACCAGggctgggcaatctcggtcctcgggGACGAGAGTTCTGCAGGTTTCGTGTTgcgtgtttcccttctccaacacagctgatatatgatcatcttatcagcaagctctgaataagcctgataacgatcctgttgattggaatcagcttgtgttggaagagggaaacctccaaatccTCGACGCCCGCCCCTGATctagacaaaagtagtggcTTGAAGTTGGTACTACTTGTATAGGGGACATCTTGGTACTAAGGAAGTATGATGAAATGAAAGTTGACAAGATTAATCTAGACAAACGTAGTGCTTTGGTACCACCTTGGTGCCAAATAACTATGCTGAAGTGAGTTTAGGAGCTTCATATACACAAAAGTAGTACTTTACTGCCATCTTGTAGCATCTTGGTGGTAAGGAAATATGATTATATGAGTTGAGAAGCTCTATCGAGACAAAAAGTATTGCTTTGAAACCATATAAGGGCATCATTGCGCCATGGAACTATGTTGAATTGAGTTGAGTATATTAAGCTAGACAAACATAGTGCTTTGGTACCATCTTGGTCCAAAGTAACTATGTTAAAGTGAGGTGAGGAGATTAAGCTCGACAAATGTAGTGCTTTGGTACCATTTTCATGGCAAGAAAATAGGTTGGAGTTAGTTGAGGAGCTCTAtctagacaaaagtagtgctttggtgccataTATGGGTATATTTGTACCAtgcaactatgttgaagtgagttgaggagattAAGCTAGACAAACGTAGTGCTTTGATACCATCTTGGTGcctaaggaactatgttgaagtggtcTGAGGAGCTTCATCTCGACAAAAGTAGTGGTTTGCCGCCATTTTGTTGCATCTATTGCAGTTTCATACTACTCATGATCACCTGCTGTTGAACCTCTGAGGGTATTTCTCTCTCATGGAGTGGAAACGATGAGCAACGGAAGCATCCtgcgcaacaacaaaaattcagTTTACCGCTCAAATTCAAGTACTGCATCAATAATCCGACAATATGTAACTCACCGATCCTACTGAGAAGTAGCTGTTGATGATGTGATAGGGCACGGGGTCACCCTCTTGTTTAGGATCATTCGGTGTCACCTGAATGTTCCAGCGGTCCATTTGGATCAGCTCACTTGTCTCAATGTTCTTCAGGATCTCTGTCAGATCGGACCCATCGTAGCCTTCCAAAAGGTCAGAAGACGAGTAGGGAAAATGCATCACAGCTGAAATTGCATCTGAATTAATATTTTCCTGAGTCTGATGCTTTTACCTCCCCCCCAGCGCAGACAGCGAGCCAGGTCATTGCCAGTACCCAAGGGCAGGATCGCTACTTGAGGATTCACCGGGAGCCCAGCTTTGTCTGAAAACGTAAAAACGTGCATGGTTTATTATCACATACTGTATTTGAGTCCTCTTCTAAGGCAAATGTTGCTGCACCGATGGCATCCAAGACCCAACCGACTGTGCCATCGCCTCCGCATGCCAAGATCCTGTAGTCACGGAGATTGCGGAAGAAAtgtagccttaaaaaaaaaaaaaaaaaaagtgttattgtGAAGAAATGTACGCACAATAGTTAAGGGGAAGTGTGGCGGATGTGCGTTACCCAGGGGCAGGACCGCCATTTGAAAGGTTGTACACTTGACGTGGATTCAGCAGGTACTGAAACTTACAGAGAACTCTGTAGAGGAAACACGGATAATACAATTGATTAACATATTTCTGAATTGTTCCTAACTGCTTTGTTTATATTGCTTTGCATGATATGCAAAGAGTGTTGCAAAAGTGGCACTGATGCTAATAGCACATTACGGTGatgtaacaaaaatgtaaaaatgaaaataaatgtgtaaaaaaatacaaaataagtaAAACAGTAAGTAAAAGCTGAGGGACACAAATGAAGTGTacattttaactattttttcttttgggaTAAGGAGTAACACAAATATGTTAAAATAATGTCTAAAAATTCATAAAGGATTTGAATTATAGCTGTAAATGTGTCAACGCTATTATTTATTGCACACGACAATTTGAACTTTTGGTACAGATTTTAGCAAGCATCGTGGAAGTTGACATGCTTGATTAGTTTTCGCAGGCCACATAAACTGATGTAGCCCAGATCATATTTCATACGTAAGTTATTTTATGACTTGAGGACAGGCaacaaatgctatttttttgaGTGTTCAAGGTGGTTTAAGTTAAccttttaaaaatgcatttatcatAGTACAGTTAATTTTATcaggtatttatacattttgagtTTCTGGAGCCCTTTAATTTAACATTATGCTTGTTATTGTAGTTATAGTTTGCAGTGGTGTGAATCTTCACtacttcactaaaaaaaaaaaaatctcaatatgATACAATAGAtctaatgttgcaaatgacaaCAAACAATACTGTACATCTCTCTTATTATTGTTGTAAAGGCAGAATACTTGTGACCATCAGTTTTTTTGGATCTCATTACATAATGCaactacagtaatgtacctGATGTTAACTCACCTTTCACCCTGGTTTCCTCCACTTTTCGGGTTTACGAACACCAGCAGCGGATGAACGTCAGGAATCGGGACAATCTGAGGGAAAATACTTTATCCATCAATCTACAGGAAGCATTGTTTAAATATGGGCTCTCCATTTGTGTACATCAATtcctttgtttattgtttttatgcaaTATTACATGGTCATATATGTCACGTAATAGTAATATGTGCGGGTCCTGGCAACGCAAGTACTGCACCTGTAAGATGTTGCCATCAGGAGTCACGTTCAACAGACTGGTGTCCTGTTCCTTAAGGAAACATAAGACAAACAATGAACTCAACTATGCAACAAATCGGAGAACATTATGGTGTTCTACCTTGGAGTGAGCATATATGGCCCATGGAGGGAGTATGTGATCTTTCAGGGGCCCACAATTGCAGGTGGATAGTCCAGTGTAGATGCACTCATCGTGGCGCTTAATCAAAAACACGGCCATGTCAACTTATTGTAGTTAtccttttaattaattatttttatattaaaagaGAAGTCAACCATTATGTTCTtcgcagccccactagtctaaatatagcattctggttaatattgtgttagtggaatatgagttcagcagcaaagtccagcttttttttttttaatccatctcagggagcggccattttgccacttgctgtcgactgaagatgacatcacagttgatcaGGACACAGGCAACATCCAATCACAGCtctgcttcagaaaacaggtaaccTGTGATTGGTGGTTTCCTGACCCcttagcaactgtgacgtcatcttcagtcgacagaaagttgcaaaatggccaccccctgagatggataaaaacatctGTATTTTggtgcataactcatattccacaaatgtgatattcttaatcagaatgtcatgtttagacaagtgaggccacacataacatattattCGTCAAGAAATGCTTaagattgacttcccctttaaagttcTCCTTATTAAATGAAAGCTTTGAGTGGCATTCTTCTCACCATCTGCTGGCACCACACACACCGTCTTCCAGCTAaagttttaatctttctttggcAAACTTGACACTTGGAGCTGCGGTCAGATCGGACCCAGTTGTGAGATGGCACCTGAGACAAAAGTTGATTTTTAGAACGTTTTGATTACACCAccactattattatttactattatGTTTTTTTGCCAGCCAATAAGATGATGAAGGCACTTTTGGGTTTGTTTGGGTTCAGtatttcaaaattcaattaaactGTAGAGCTTGGTCTGTCAAGAATATTTGAGATTACTTTCaatggttaaaaataaataggcTGAAAACTTTCTTTACAACATATGGtggtgttgtttttcttttttaacaactTCTTAGCAACACATCTACTATTTAACTCTTATTGACAGCTAACAGACCACAGATTGCACCAAGCACAGCCTCATAAGTAAAATAGATGTGTAAATATATTTCAAGACCACAAAGAAATATTACAAGAacaagaagcattttttttttcttaataaataTTTCCGAGCAAACCAGTTCTTACCCTCAGTTCCTGTTGAGATTTGACAAAGGTGGAAGC
Encoded here:
- the dgkab gene encoding diacylglycerol kinase, alpha b isoform X2 codes for the protein MASSDDAEGTLTPVDFIQLQEYMQCSTLKVKDVIKAQHREYVDAEGFSLFLKTYLEVNDVPADFCQRLFRYFQNVEQDDSTKASQAKCGVFLRDVSCYFSVLEEGQPQEKLEFTFKLYDKDGNGHLDSSEVDRIITQMMRAADYLGWDVAELRTVLKDMMTAIDVDGSGTVTLEEWLKGGMNNVPLLVLLGLKVPRRDGQHIWRMKNFNKPAYCCVCQSMLLGLRKQGLCCSRCKYTAHSHCSNKNVEPCASTFVKSQQELRVPSHNWVRSDRSSKCQVCQRKIKTLAGRRCVWCQQMRHDECIYTGLSTCNCGPLKDHILPPWAIYAHSKEQDTSLLNVTPDGNILQIVPIPDVHPLLVFVNPKSGGNQGERVLCKFQYLLNPRQVYNLSNGGPAPGLHFFRNLRDYRILACGGDGTVGWVLDAIDKAGLPVNPQVAILPLGTGNDLARCLRWGGGYDGSDLTEILKNIETSELIQMDRWNIQVTPNDPKQEGDPVPYHIINSYFSVGSDASVAHRFHSMREKYPQRFNSRMKNKLWYLEFATSETISSSCKNLTESLAIECCGKPLDLSSTPLACIAVLNIPSIYGGSNLWGESSKPDSPSSVQRDEVITDPEVLKTTAQDMTDKRLEVVGLEGMIEMGQIYTGLKSAGHRLAQASQITIRTFKALPMQIDGEPWLQPPCTIHITHKNQANMLMGPPVKQSSFFHLK
- the dgkab gene encoding diacylglycerol kinase, alpha b isoform X1, which codes for MASSDDAEGTLTPVDFIQLQEYMQCSTLKVKDVIKAQHREVSYAVAPVERPPSFIESLKYVDAEGFSLFLKTYLEVNDVPADFCQRLFRYFQNVEQDDSTKASQAKCGVFLRDVSCYFSVLEEGQPQEKLEFTFKLYDKDGNGHLDSSEVDRIITQMMRAADYLGWDVAELRTVLKDMMTAIDVDGSGTVTLEEWLKGGMNNVPLLVLLGLKVPRRDGQHIWRMKNFNKPAYCCVCQSMLLGLRKQGLCCSRCKYTAHSHCSNKNVEPCASTFVKSQQELRVPSHNWVRSDRSSKCQVCQRKIKTLAGRRCVWCQQMRHDECIYTGLSTCNCGPLKDHILPPWAIYAHSKEQDTSLLNVTPDGNILQIVPIPDVHPLLVFVNPKSGGNQGERVLCKFQYLLNPRQVYNLSNGGPAPGLHFFRNLRDYRILACGGDGTVGWVLDAIDKAGLPVNPQVAILPLGTGNDLARCLRWGGGYDGSDLTEILKNIETSELIQMDRWNIQVTPNDPKQEGDPVPYHIINSYFSVGSDASVAHRFHSMREKYPQRFNSRMKNKLWYLEFATSETISSSCKNLTESLAIECCGKPLDLSSTPLACIAVLNIPSIYGGSNLWGESSKPDSPSSVQRDEVITDPEVLKTTAQDMTDKRLEVVGLEGMIEMGQIYTGLKSAGHRLAQASQITIRTFKALPMQIDGEPWLQPPCTIHITHKNQANMLMGPPVKQSSFFHLK
- the dgkab gene encoding diacylglycerol kinase, alpha b isoform X4, whose translation is MMTAIDVDGSGTVTLEEWLKGGMNNVPLLVLLGLKVPRRDGQHIWRMKNFNKPAYCCVCQSMLLGLRKQGLCCSRCKYTAHSHCSNKNVEPCASTFVKSQQELRVPSHNWVRSDRSSKCQVCQRKIKTLAGRRCVWCQQMRHDECIYTGLSTCNCGPLKDHILPPWAIYAHSKEQDTSLLNVTPDGNILQIVPIPDVHPLLVFVNPKSGGNQGERVLCKFQYLLNPRQVYNLSNGGPAPGLHFFRNLRDYRILACGGDGTVGWVLDAIDKAGLPVNPQVAILPLGTGNDLARCLRWGGGYDGSDLTEILKNIETSELIQMDRWNIQVTPNDPKQEGDPVPYHIINSYFSVGSDASVAHRFHSMREKYPQRFNSRMKNKLWYLEFATSETISSSCKNLTESLAIECCGKPLDLSSTPLACIAVLNIPSIYGGSNLWGESSKPDSPSSVQRDEVITDPEVLKTTAQDMTDKRLEVVGLEGMIEMGQIYTGLKSAGHRLAQASQITIRTFKALPMQIDGEPWLQPPCTIHITHKNQANMLMGPPVKQSSFFHLK
- the dgkab gene encoding diacylglycerol kinase, alpha b isoform X3 translates to MASSDDAEGTLTPVDFIQLQEYMQCSTLKVKDVIKAQHREVSYAVAPVERPPSFIESLKYVDAEGFSLFLKTYLEVNDVPADFCQRLFRYFQNVEQDDSTKASQAKCGVFLRDVSCYFSVLEEGQPQEKLEFTFKLYDKDGNGHLDSSEVDRIITQMMRAADYLGWDVAELRTVLKDMMTAIDVDGSGTVTLEEWLKGGMNNVPLLVLLGLKVPRRDGQHIWRMKNFNKPAYCCVCQSMLLGLRKQGLCCSRCKYTAHSHCSNKNVEPCASTFVKSQQELRVPSHNWVRSDRSSKCQVCQRKIKTLAGRRCVWCQQMRHDECIYTGLSTCNCGPLKDHILPPWAIYAHSKEQDTSLLNVTPDGNILQIVPIPDVHPLLVFVNPKSGGNQGERVLCKFQYLLNPRQVYNLSNGGPAPGLHFFRNLRDYRILACGGDGTVGWVLDAIDKAGLPVNPQVAILPLGTGNDLARCLRWGGGYDGSDLTEILKNIETSELIQMDRWNIQVTPNDPKQEGDPVPYHIINSYFSVGSDASVAHRFHSMREKYPQRFNSRMKNKLWYLEFATSETISSSCKNLTESLAIET